From Danaus plexippus chromosome 11, MEX_DaPlex, whole genome shotgun sequence, the proteins below share one genomic window:
- the LOC116765519 gene encoding protein javelin: MGAGHSAEGDGATSDPPTHNRRKTHNRRRRHSVDSVASYSSQNHVDRIRTQNFSAASCQDECDFGSIRTSLFRRSSSNTEIPIKRPESVTSNTSSTRSRLRDFVERKSSQDEHRPVANTVADIQYFENPTETLEFDNPRNSLESKKSQDENTKKRKFSNKDKDCENKIKKEDKYQSKLAEYYKLPLQLPQDEFYQHLTRSKAAEEFLQKRFPNSDTEFSASYGRLCKHKDVEGSNLRRSRSLAVIREETFTDLQIQNHPKTKRSQLIPRARLFDKPCFRDRLIGRAKYQTKEEVLEGIYIDSTVSCFGDINRQRVDEEPSNPPDNVENNSAKEDVVSRNESHHSRSISGSWPNLHGETKQTNGSEESIGHSRNPSEIDSLDSNYVRKHYNFEAHLKNYKGSSPETDRSIASPNNSKDLYISTDEPDSDNEEDKSKIECSSVKEHNILTQTVGNEKIVLNSEKIYKAESPDKVSLQSKQSYNIEKENKSTEENKQEKKDSDSQSTISENDENISSPADSITSYISISIASSTDKSHKLEYLANSLAEKIDEYCDSQNASVNSPTIHSETQTLDTDPIYTKVQKQTFADLKKHSFNRKPRESKKVKIKTPTNESYVTNTFIKCKDYNEDSYCTSTKNITTEPFVTTFIENQYYSLPDINISKCLRKSERIDAQLREEDPEDIPCENTYEVAHTHVREISHHSNGESYGQLNKISPKISHKSQVDIEDNSSYYKEDSEPQLLQNFTKLEDDLKSIITIDSSYADDTIYYQLDHHQNEREVNEIEGTIRNNKIITKSESLKLVSNISNKPEIKLLKSLSNDNINTSLQRKRNKTGIHKHYSLRQRNPTGTESIRIPSPHQVEKSFSKPIHRKISNLSFSDQIKNHSLISRVQSFKTSPDSNVSIIPLSGHQTIVIDPPTQSIPEQQTKYSVKEKQPESNDNINSKPSYQNPTTIKITTNTEDGTCENKIFTNNITGDPFITIKLNKIVKKNIPKLNSSLYESAVENQYQRPPSKLVINDSNNNLADTNLSITMTRPQVLQVIDSKNKKLNEVVADKNKKGISAVKMNNLESKNDFKESKFENNNVKEKLNNAIKTDIEYQEKINSVKNYWSKLIEKSPEYQNKEDDKDKTEGTVENINEENANRDENDNNNHKCVPEVSVGSIIKTLESAKIVDSVKKINQTKLQLWKEETEKVKSDSEIEEAPVEKIVKDTTRTIYDHPKIEKPSTKSEQEICRDTPDIEIVELSSDNQNQKTQATLIKAKGYEKGCDEFDHVRYKVMKSELFKNSMIANYRKEAQFDGLLQYLQDYSFQELLVNNNIVIIEPVRTKVEPAPRKNTTDTCKIPPTLLKKPDCTSQVDKSKNAIRRHFFYHPIRVNKEIIEEELPNPDTVKKVRNLFEDTLKMKSPMTHDPPLIDENSGLTRRATSYRNLSEEVKVNKVDGRKKITRQLTIDTNVGNKKWDNASLSSGVSSGDLSSNNEYETDGLSPYSQKTIKDNVYSSSDEYLCDSASQDFCCESQYVSPDILKKIRDCGTSVTYYGGKVLNSKPGSTVSPMTKAIMDEIKSLQKNCSRDCYSCQTKCRGDKCSCLAADKHRQLTAKQNAEKETPRHGKLKQMEFPGFKFKLVKSNSCSSRLELTGTDEGRNPRLKYRKQNSKEDPPLVHDEENSVKNKICRLESYSKGMAKTPFQNKDNDTIPRTTNAKEVKEDAIAKPIDESNSIQATNIPMDNVQDTREDMRHATQTDKQDNDDPHSFEKKFYYVNDSVEQRNVPVGKFGEMIFEEFEVLENCYDSLNSNKSP, translated from the exons GCACTCGGTGGACTCGGTCGCGTCGTATTCTAGTCAGAATCACGTTGACCGTATAAGGACTCAAAACTTCTCAGCGGCTTCCTGTCAAGACGAATGTGATTTCGGGTCCATTAGGACGAGCCTTTTCAGAAGATCTTCGTCTAATACAGAAATTCCAATAAAACGACCAGAAAGCGTCACATCCAATACAAGTTCTACAAGAAGCCGTCTTAGAGATTTTGTTGAAAGGAAATCGAGTCAAGACGAACATAGACCCGTGGCAAACACAGTTGCTGACATTCAATACTTTGAAAATCCCACAGAAACATTAGAATTTGACAATCCACGAAATTCACTAGAATCCAAAAAGAGTCAAGACGAAAATACTAAAAAGCggaaattttctaataaagataaagactgtgaaaataaaatcaaaaaggaGGACAAGTATCAGAGTAAACTCGCTGAATATTACAAGCTTCCGTTACAGCTACCTCAAGACGAATTTTATCAGCATCTCACACGATCTAAGGCTGCTGAGGAATTTTTACAGAAACGCTTTCCAAATTCGGACACTGAGTTCAGTGCTAGTTACGGAAGATTGTGCAAACATAAAGACGTCGAAGGTTCAAATTTACGTCGTAGCAGGAGTCTAGCTGTAATAAGAGAGGAAACATTTACAGATCTTCAGATTCAAAATCATCCCAAAACTAAGCGGTCTCAACTTATACCGCGTGCCCGTTTATTTGACAAACCTTGTTTTAGAGACAG ATTAATTGGTCGTGCAAAATACCAAACCAAGGAAGAAGTTTTGGAAGGCATTTATATCGACAGTACTGTATCTTGTTTCGGAGATATAAATAGACAAAGAGTAGACGAAGAACCCTCAAATCCTCCTGATAACGTAGAAAATAATTCTGCAAAGGAGGACGTTGTATCAAGAAACGAGAGCCATCATTCCCGGTCTATTAGCGGAAGTTGGCCTAATTTACATGGTGAAACGAAGCAAACCAACGGCTCTGAAGAAAGTATCGGCCACTCACGTAATCCAAGTGAAATCGATAGCTTAGATTCTAACTACGTTAGAAAACATTATAACTTTGAAGcccatttaaaaaactataaaggaAGTTCTCCAGAAACAGATAGATCTATAGCATCGCCTAATAATAGTAAAGATCTATACATTAGTACTGACGAGCCAGACAGCGATAACGAAGAAGACAAGTCTAAAATAGAATGCTCTTCGGTTAAAGAACATAACATATTAACTCAAACAGTTGGTAATGaaaaaattgtcttaaatTCTGAGAAGATTTATAAAGCAGAATCACCCGATAAGGTATCTTTACAAAGTAAGCAGAGTTATAACATAGAGAAAGAGAATAAATCAACAGAAGAAAACAAACAAGAGAAAAAAGATTCAGACAGTCAGTCGACAATTTCTGAAAACGACGAAAACATTTCTAGTCCAGCTGATAGTATTACATCCTATATATCAATATCTATTGCATCTTCAACGGATAAATCACACAAATTAGAATACTTAGCAAATTCACTTGCTGAGAAAATTGACGAATACTGTGATTCACAAAACGCGTCTGTGAATTCACCTACAATCCATTCTGAAACTCAAACGCTTGACACAGATCCTATCTATACCAAAGttcaaaaacaaacatttgctgacttaaaaaaacattcttttaaCAGGAAACCTCGTGAAtccaaaaaagtaaaaataaaaacacccACAAATGAAAGTTATGTAACaaacacatttattaaatgcaaAGACTACAATGAAGATAGCTATTGCacatcaacaaaaaatataaccactGAACCTTTTGTTACAACTTTTATAGAAAATCAATACTACTCGTTACcggatataaatataagtaaatgtttGAGAAAATCAGAGAGAATAGACGCTCAATTAAGAGAAGAAGATCCAGAAGACATACCTTGTGAAAACACATACGAAGTTGCTCATACACACGTCAGAGAAATTTCGCATCATTCAAATGGTGAAAGCTATGgtcaacttaataaaataagcccAAAAATCTCACACAAAAGTCAAGTAGACATTGAAGATAACTCTTCCTATTATAAAGAAGATTCGGAACCTCAACTACTTCAAAACTTTACAAAACTGGAAGACGATTTAAAATCCATAATAACTATTGACAGTTCTTATGCAGACGATACTATTTATTACCAATTAGATCACCATCAAAACGAACGAGaagtaaatgaaattgaaGGCACaatacgaaataataaaataataacaaaatcagAGAGCTTAAAGTTAGTCTCCAATATATCTAACAAACcggaaataaaactattgaagTCACTATCCAAcgacaatataaatacatctcttcaaagaaaaagaaataaaactggGATTCATAAACACTATTCACTTCGTCAACGTAATCCAACTGGTACTGAATCTATCCGTATACCAAGCCCACACCAAGTAGAAAAAAGTTTCAGTAAACCAATTCATCGTAAAATTTCAAATCTATCATTTAGTGACCAAATCAAAAATCATTCACTAATTTCGCGAGTTCAATCTTTTAAAACATCACCAGATTCGAATGTCTCCATTATTCCACTAAGTGGTCATCAAACTATTGTCATTGATCCCCCTACACAATCTATACCAGAACAACAAACTAAATACTCAGTTAAGGAAAAACAGCCTGAAAgcaatgataatataaattcgaAACCAAGTTACCAAAATCCAACGACTATCAAAATAACAACCAATACCGAAGACGGTACTTgcgaaaacaaaatatttacaaataatataacaggAGATCCTTTTATAACaatcaaactaaataaaatcgtTAAAAAGAATATTCCAAAACTAAACAGCTCGTTGTATGAAAGTGCAGTAGAAAACCAGTACCAAAGACCGCCGTCCAAGTTGGTTATAAACGACAGTAACAATAATCTTGCAGACACTAATTTATCAATCACTATGACCCGACCACAAGTTCTTCAAGTCATcgattcaaaaaataaaaagctaaaTGAAGTTGTtgcagataaaaataaaaaaggcatTAGTGCAgttaaaatgaataacttaGAGAGTAAAAACGACTTTAAAGAATCCAAAttcgaaaataataatgtaaaagaaaaacttaataacGCAATAAAAACGGATATAGAGTATCAAGAAAAAATTAACTCGGTAAAAAACTACTGGTCCAAACTTATTGAAAAATCTCCTGAATATCAAAATAAGGAAGACGATAAGGACAAGACAGAAGGAACAGTGGAAAATATAAACGAAGAAAACGCAAATCGCGATGAGAATGATAACAACAATCATAAATGTGTTCCAGAAGTTTCAGTAGGGAGCATTATAAAGACATTAGAAAGTGCAAAAATAGTAGATagtgtaaagaaaataaatcaaacaaaactaCAATTGTGGAAAGAAGAAACAGAAAAAGTTAAGAGTGATTCTGAAATTGAAGAAGCACCAGTGGAAAAGATAGTTAAAGACACAACAAGAACTATTTACGATCACCCGAAAATCGAAAAACCATCTACAAAATCCGAACAGGAGATATGTAGAGATACTCCAGACATCGAAATTGTAGAATTAAGCAGTGACAATCAAAACCAAAAAACTCAGGCAACCTTAATTAAAGCTAAAGGATATGAGAAGGGTTGTGACGAATTTGACCATGTAAGGTATAAAGTGATGAAATcagaattgtttaaaaacagCATGATAGCGAATTATCGAAAAGAAGCCCAATTCGATGGTCTTTTACAATATCTCCAGGATTACAGTTTTCAAGAACTACtagttaacaataatatagtaataatagaACCCGTCAGAACTAAAGTTGAACCAGCTCctagaaaaaatacaacagACACATGTAAGATACCACCTACATTACTTAAGAAACCTGATTGTACATCACAAGTGGACAAATCAAAGAATGCCATTCGCAGGCACTTTTTCTATCATCCAATTAGagttaataaagaaatcataGAAGAGGAACTTCCAAATCCAGATACAGTGAAAAAGGTACGTAACTTATTTGAGGACACCCTTAAAATGAAGAGTCCAATGACACATGATCCTCCCTTAATTGACGAAAATTCCGGACTAACGAGAAGAGCAACGTCGTATAGAAATTTAAGCGAAGAAGTAAAGGTAAATAAGGTTGatggaagaaaaaaaataacacgtcAATTAACAATCGACACAAATgttggtaataaaaaatggGACAACGCTAGTCTTTCAAGTGGAGTATCCAGCGGAGATCTTAGTTCTAATAATGAATACGAAACAGACGGACTCAGTCCATATTCgcaaaaaactattaaagatAATGTTTATAGCTCCAGCGACGAATATCTATGCGATTCAGCAAGCCAAGATTTTTGTTGCGAAAGTCAATACGTCAGTCcagatatcttaaaaaaaataagagatTGCGGGACCTCAGTAACCTACTACGGAGGAAAAGTGCTTAATTCTAAGCCAGGATCCACTGTTAGTCCAATGACTAAAGCGATAATGGATGAAATTAAAAGTCTTCAAAAAAACTGCAGCAGAGACTGCTATTCCTGTCAAACAAAATGTAGAGGTGATAAGTGTTCTTGTTTAGCAGCAGATAAGCATCGACAACTTACAGCTAAACAAAATGCTGAAAAAGAAACTCCTCGACACGGCAAACTGAAGCAGATGGAATTTCCAggatttaaattcaaacttgTTAAGTCAAATAGTTGCAGTAGCCGCTTAGAACTAACAGGTACCGATGAAGGAAGAAACCCGAGATTAAAATACAGAAAGCAGAATTCAAAAGAAGACCCACCGTTAGTGCACGATGAGGAAAActctgtaaaaaataaaatatgtcgcTTAGAAAGTTATAGCAAGGGCATGGCTAAAACaccatttcaaaataaagacaatgaTACGATACCCAGAACAACAAACGCTAAAGAAGTGAAGGAAGACGCTATTGCAAAACCAATAGACGAATCAAATTCTATCCAGGCAACAAACATACCGATGGATAATGTCCAAGATACAAGAGAGGACATGAGGCATGCAACTCAAACTGACAAGCAAGACAATGACGACCCACACAGCTTTGAAAAGAAGTTTTACTACGTTAACGACAGTGTAGAACAAAGAAACGTCCCAGTGGGAAAATTCGGGGAGATGATTTTTGAAGAATTTGAGGTTTTAGAAAACTGTTATGAtagtttaaatagtaataagtCCCCTtaa